A genome region from Anolis carolinensis isolate JA03-04 chromosome 6, rAnoCar3.1.pri, whole genome shotgun sequence includes the following:
- the LOC134300010 gene encoding nanos homolog 2-like, translated as MGGSNVKGLEPLPLYIKQRLRLQYVAFSVCPHQGRIGTMLSRSAMHVPHYAPSMFREFDRWKGYLSLAKVVTEIIAERKKVPFPSQSLDTMEYDMQLVLNEDNFETASQWVNGSSSSSKSSKGSANGQASQNKEICNFCKHNGESKQVYSSHRLKGMDGTVECPILRKYTCPLCGATGEKAHTLKYCPLSQGKRSLYRKCGRNSAGRKVWRMEAQFS; from the exons atgggagggtccaatgtgaaaggtttggaacccctccccttatatataaaacaaagactccgcctccaatatgtggcattcagtgtgtgtccacaccagggtagaattggcaccatgctctccagatcagccatgcacgtgccacattatgccccttccatgttcagggagtttgacagatggaagggctatctgagccttgcgaaagtggttacggagatcatcgcggaacgcaagaaggtcccatttccatctcagagtttggacacaatggagtacgacatgcagctagtcctcaacgaggacaactttgaaacagcatcacaatgggttaatggaagcagttccagcagcaagagctccaaaggtagtgccaatggccaggcttcccaaaacaaggagatttgcaatttctgcaaacacaacggggaatccaagcaggtctattcgtcccaccggctgaaggggatggacggcaccgtggagtgccccatcttgcgcaaatacacctgtccgctctgcggtgccacgggcgaaaaggcccatactttaaaatactgcccactgagccaagggaagaggtcgctgtatcgcaagtgcggacgtaactcggctggacgcaag gtttggagaatggaagcccaattctcttag